CAGGGACACGTTGAGGGTTTGGTTCCTTTGTTCAAGTGTCTGAGCACTGATTATTTACTCCCCATTGATTAATGAGCTTGTTTTCTCACCTGATCTCCTGACAGTGAATGTGACTGAGGTCTTGACTTGATCTCTGTGAGTAACTTCACATCTCCACTCTCTGTAGAGATCTTCATTCAGGAGTGTTGTATTCAGACTGATTATACAGTGATCTGATGAAAATAATATCTGATCTCTGTAGTCTGATCTCTTCAGTTTAACACCAGCCTGATTCACCCAGAACACCTCAATTCTCTCAGAACTGATCCAATCATCACAAGAGTCTCtagtatatgaatataaataaagctgacAGAAGAGAGTCACAGAGTCTGCACTGATCTCAGTCTGTGAGGATGACGAAGATGATGAAGACactgaaacataaaatatcacACTTTTCAGTCATCATAAGAGTTTAAATGAAGAATTTCAAATTGATCGTATAATAATAAACTTACCCTGAAGAACATGCAGATAAACAAGAGCATCAGCTCCATGTTGTTTTATTCCATTCACATATTGTCTGCAGATGTAAAGTCCAGAATCTTCTTCTGTGATGTTCTTGATGTTCAGAGAGCAGTCAGACCTCAGACTCAGTCTCtcatgtctctctgtgtctttcttcTTTATCCCTAAACCGATCAGTTCAACTCCTTCTGAATATCTGTTATAATAGATCCATGTAGTTGATGTACAGTTATGAAGAGTATTTTTACAGGTCAGACTGACATTTTCACCAGAACTGATGAACACATGATCATCCACTCCACTGATACCTGAAATACAATATGAGTGATCATGTAAGGGAAACAGGTAGATTTTGCTCCAATGAAACTAATCTCAGAATCTCAGCTGATGATACATTATTAGTTGATTAATCTGCAACAAACCTATTTATAGACATTAATatccaaaacagtaaaactgtttatttCATGGTAACAAGATCGGCAGTTTTAGACTCTTCTCAATGCCCTTTTATATATTGGGTCTCAGTGTACTTTCCTTTCAGCATCTTCATTTTTAAGGCCTCATATAATTTGGTTCCAGATATAATGGAATTTCAAAATGGCTCCAGAATAAAGTTGTTAAATCTGTGgtcaaaaataaacttaatttagCTTATTTATGTTGCTGCTTTTAAAGAGGAATGTCCGAACAACAAATAATGTTGAAACCAGACATGTATTTCATGTTTCCTTTGTATTAAAACAACTGCATTGGAACATGCTTGTCTGAgtgacatacatttttttccaggaGTCTGTATAACTCAAAGTATTAAAGACACTCCAATATGACTTTAGTTTCTTGTTGTTAATAAACCTTTCTTttgaaatcttaattttaaaggCCCTACATTGTTCAGTCTCAGATTTATGGGGATCTCAATGAGACTTTTCAGTGGTGGAAAACCAATCGTTAGTCACTTTGTAATCAGCTGatactgatttaatttaaagaactaTGTCTAATTAAGAAATATTGCTTAAATTAGAATAGTATGTTGTTTTCCTCTGTCAAAACATTTGcttaaaagtgttaaaagtgGACTGAAATGGTCAAGTAGAGGCACATTTCCTTGCTCTATGTACTCTTACAAAGATCGCTGAAGCCTGCAGATTTGACACAAAATAACAATGTTGTTGCGTCTTTCTGAAGTCGGTTTTAACccaaatttaatattttgccacATGTATCCATCTTCTAAagaaatattagtaaaataaaaaatgtgaagagatatttgattgatttgacACGGAATGACCTGAAGGGAAAGTCTTGGTTCTGCTCACATTATCATTGTCTGATTCCCTCTAACATGCTACAGTTATGTTCTGTATTAATGTATGAAGCTTCATAAACAACGCCCGTGACAGTGGTCTCATGTCGATGAGTTCTCaaattaaaacagtatttatttttactgagcTCTTTAAAGGAGTTCAAAAAGCGTGTAGAAATGTGCTTACCTGTGAGAagtgaagagagaaagatgagtCCCAGCAGACACAGATCACACTTATCAGACATCTTCTCTCTCTTGACCGTCTTTCCAGATCCTCAGCAGCTTCTACAGTGGAGATCTTGAGACTGATGCAGAATTCAACCTTCTTAAAGAAAGGAGAACTACCAACAGACTTTGTTCCCATCAGTCTATTCTGGGTTCAGTGAtctctgatttattttcatcagTTTTCGGTGAGATCACAGCTCCGAAAAAACCACAGGAAACATGTCATGTCACACTTAGCACAAAACCTGACCTCCTCGAGCCACCTGCCTGGATTAAAACTAGACGAAAGGTTTCACGAAGAATATATGGACTTAAACAGAGCTTAGAAGGAGCAATAAAGACTTGTCTTCTTCAGACTGAAAAGACTGATTggtaaatacaaaataaatcagatttccacacacaaaaaattatcTAATAACCCAATAATAGTAAActaaatggtaacactttactcgATGGCCTCTGAGAGGTGAATCATGGGCTGATGCGTGAATGCTTTAACAGAGTTTACTCATTTACTGCTCAGCCGAAGATAGTGGTGAAAGACTCCCCCCAcagcccaaacacacacacacacacacacacacacacacacacactaacacacaaaaTGCCTGATGATTATGATCTAATAGAACTTCTGTGAGCAGTATACCCGCAATGTTTGTAGGAGCACAATCATCATGCCGACATTTCCCACCATTCTCAATTAAACTTTTTCTACTCAGAAACCAGCTTCACCACTCTTGCTCGTTGGGCAGTTTAGCTGAGAACAACTGGTAGTCAAGCACAGACTTCTtcagttcaaattaaaattttatttgtcacatacacatacatacatggcacgacatgcagtgaaatactttttacaaccgtccagcgtatcgaaagaaaacaaaatatatatctatatataaatataaaatataaaaatatatatatacaaagaagtgtgcaaagtataaaaggtaaaaatgaaataaagtataaaatataaaatataagtataaaatatggcaccgtattttaaaggtaaaagaTTAAATAGtaagtataaaatatgtacGCGGCTGTGCGGGATGTTCAATGTAAAGTGATTAGTGCAATtttgtccagtgtaattgtccGTCAGGCAGCCTGGGGAAGAACCGGTGATTCGGTCGGCCTGCGGGGAAGAGTTTCTCCCTCATTCTTCTGCAGCTTGCCAGCTGAACGCGTTGGCAAAAGAGTCCGAGAACcgacgatcttcctggccccgTGAAAGCACCTTTGAGGCGTGCCGCGAGCCAGCGTGACGGTGACTGAAGGACTGGCAGATCGATCTTCGAGTTGAGTCACTGTCCCAGCATGGTGCTGTTCCTCACCAGAGGTGATAAACATCAGACACTTCTCGACAGTGGCAGCCTCTGGAGCACTCCAGAGGTGACAAGTTCAAAGTCTTCTTGTTACACTGTAGCGGAAGACCGCTGCCGAGCTTTCACGCGCTGATGTGACAGGATCGGCATATCTGCATGAGCGTGAACACTGCGTAGTCAAACGTCACCGACAGTTCGCTGGACGCGGAGGCCGGGGATGGTGGGGCATACATCAGCTGTGCCGAAGTTCAATTACAACTCCTTCGCCTTGCCGACGTTCAGAGCAGATTGTTCTCTGACATCATCTCTCCAGGCCGTTGATCTCCTGACGTAGGCCGTCTTCACACACAGCTGGAGATCGCTCAATACGCACGCAGCAGTCGCCGCGTCTCACGATGGTGGAGGTCGGCCAACACAGTCACAGTGCACAGCGAGCGGCCAGCAGGCCAGAACACCCCGAGGCTCGGCGCCGAGGCGAGGAGATGAGGCGTAAAGCTTTCCATCGCAGGGCTCGCGGTCTGTCGGTCAGACGCCAAGTATGACTTAGGAGCTTGTATCTTCAACTAGGTGAATGAGGAATTGAACGCTGAGTCCATAGTTCCacaacagcattttcacatgtCTTCTTTGTACTCCAGGTAGTTCGTGGTTGTGTGGGAAGATGGCATCCTTCAGCATCGTTCTGGGGTACAGGTGTAAGATGAGGTGATGAAGTTCTCGACGAAACGCCAAAAGCACTCATCATCATTTGACGTCAGAGTTATAGGCAACATCAGGCAAGAGCGGTTGAGCCGTTACTgcggaacaatgatggacttcTTGAAACACCCAGGGGATTGCaaactgtttcagggagagattaaatattcAGTCAACACGAAATGGTAACGTGATTTTCTCTCGTGCCGCATGCATGCTGCCATCAAGGTCACAGTGGCGCTTAGCGATTAGTTGCAGTTCAAACGAAAGCATAAAGAT
Above is a window of Puntigrus tetrazona isolate hp1 unplaced genomic scaffold, ASM1883169v1 S000000181, whole genome shotgun sequence DNA encoding:
- the LOC122333135 gene encoding uncharacterized protein LOC122333135; this translates as MSDKCDLCLLGLIFLSSLLTGISGVDDHVFISSGENVSLTCKNTLHNCTSTTWIYYNRYSEGVELIGLGIKKKDTERHERLSLRSDCSLNIKNITEEDSGLYICRQYVNGIKQHGADALVYLHVLQVSSSSSSSSQTEISADSVTLFCQLYLYSYTRDSCDDWISSERIEVFWVNQAGVKLKRSDYRDQILFSSDHCIISLNTTLLNEDLYREWRCEVTHRDQVKTSVTFTVRRSAPDSTTQIQVTSSNSEATSRQTPEVALTRFIISHTPYFHKPYFHLHVI